The Zalophus californianus isolate mZalCal1 chromosome X, mZalCal1.pri.v2, whole genome shotgun sequence genome window below encodes:
- the AGTR2 gene encoding type-2 angiotensin II receptor, protein MKNVTLATISKNITNSLHFGLVNIIGNESTSNCSHKPSDKHLDAIPILYYIIFVIGFLVNTIVVTLFCCQKGPKKVSSIYIFNLAVADLLLLATLPLWATYYSYRYDWLFGPVMCKVFGSFLTLNMFASIFFITCMSVDRYQSVIYPFLSQRRNPWQASYIVPLVWCMACLSSLPTFYFRDVRTIEYLGVNACIMAFPPEKYAQWSAGIALMKNILGFIIPLIFIATCYFGIRKHLLKTNSYGKNRITRDQVLKMAAAVVLAFIICWLPFHVLTFLDALAWMGVIHSCEVIAVIDLALPFAILLGFTNSCINPFLYCFVGNRFQQKLRRVFRVPITWLQGKRESVSCRKNSSLREMETFVS, encoded by the coding sequence ATGAAGAACGTCACCCTGGCCACCATCAGCAAAAACATCACCAACAGCCTTCACTTCGGACTTGTGAACATCATTGGCAACGAGTCGACCTCTAACTGCTCACATAAGCCATCAGATAAGCATTTAGATGCAATTCCCATCCTCTACTATATTATTTTTGTGATTGGATTTCTTGTCAATACTATTGTGGTTACGCTGTTCTGTTGTCAAAAGGGTCCTAAAAAGGTTTCCAGCATTTACATCTTCAACCTGGCTGTGGCTGATTTGCTGCTTTTGGCTACTCTTCCTCTCTGGGCAACCTATTATTCTTACAGATATGACTGGCTCTTTGGACCTGTGATGTGCAAAGTGTTTGGTTCTTTCCTGACCCTGAACATGTTCGCAAGCATTTTTTTTATCACCTGCATGAGCGTTGATAGGTACCAGTCTGTTATCTATCCCTTTCTGTCTCAGAGAAGAAATCCCTGGCAAGCGTCTTATATTGTTCCCCTTGTTTGGTGTATGGCTTGTCTGTCCTCATTGCCAACATTCTATTTCCGAGATGTCCGAACCATTGAGTATTTGGGAGTGAACGCCTGCATTATGGCCTTCCCCCCTGAGAAATATGCCCAATGGTCGGCTGGGATTGCCTTAATGAAAAATATCCTTGGTTTTATTATCCCTTTAATATTCATAGCCACATGCTATTTTGGAATCAGAAAGCACTTACTGAAGACCAATAGCTACGGGAAGAACAGAATAACTCGCGACCAAGTCCTCAAGATGGCAGCGGCTGTCGTTCTGGCGTTCATCATCTGTTGGCTTCCTTTCCATGTTCTGACCTTCCTGGATGCTCTGGCCTGGATGGGTGTCATTCATAGCTGTGAAGTTATAGCAGTCATTGACCTGGCACTTCCTTTTGCCATCCTTCTGGGATTCACCAACAGCTGCATTAATCCCTTTCTGTATTGTTTTGTTGGTAACCGGTTCCAACAGAAGCTCCGCCGTGTGTTTAGGGTTCCAATTACTTGGCTCCAAGGCAAGCGAGAGAGTGTGTCATGCCGAAAAAACAGTTCCCTTAGAGAAATGGAGACCTTTGTGTCTTAA